DNA sequence from the Clostridia bacterium genome:
AGACTAAAACCGAAAAGGAGAGGAAGAGTATGAAGCGTTTCCTGATCCTCCTGTGGGTCCTTGGCATGTTGGTGGGGCTAACCGCCTGCGGCGGGACGGCGCAAAACACAGGGGATACCCCGCCGCCGGCACCGGCGGTAGAAACGCCCAAAACCCAGGCAGAGTTGGAGGAAGAAGCCTGGCGGCAAGAGCCCGCTTACGGCACCACCCTGCATATCGGGTATAACGGTTCCCTCTGCCAGGTCGGCATTGCCATAGCGTATCTGAAAGGTTTCTTTGCCGAGGAAGGGTTAGACGCGGAACTCACCAGGTCCGGGGACGGCACCCAGGAAGCCGTCAGCGCGGCTCTGGCCGGCGGCAAGATTGACACCACGGCGGGGATGATCGCCGGGTGGCTGAAACCCGTCACCGAGGGCATTGACCTGCGCTTCACCGTGGGGCTGCATACCGGCTGCTCCTCGGCCTTTGTGCTGACGGACTCGGATATCACCAAGTTTGAGGAAGGGCAAACGGTGGGCTTCGGCGGCGGTATCGGCGGTGTTTACCACAACATCGGTCTGGTCTTTGCCGCCCGGGAAGGTTTTACCAAGGACCAGCTGATTTGGAAGGACTTCGGTGATGCCTCGGCCCTGTTGGGTGTACTGCAAAACGGGGACGCCGACGTGGTCATTGTGTCCGACCAGATCGCGGAGAAATGGGTGAAAGAGGGGCTGGTGCGGCGGATCTATTCCCAGCACGAAGGGAAATTCGCCGATGACGCTTGCTGCGTGCTGGCCATTCGCGGTGATTTCTACGATGCCAACCCCATTACCTCCAAGAAAATCAGCCGCGCTATTTATAAAGCCTCCAAGTGGGTGGATGCCAGCGAGGAAAACAAGCGAGAAGCCGCCCAACTGCTCCTGGAGCAGGGCTACATTTCCGGCACCGTGGATTATGCCGTGGAGTTATTGAAAATGTTCAAGTTCGGCCTCGATACCGCCACGGCGGAAAGGTCCATTTACACGGCGGTAGACGAATACAAGCAGCTTGGCATTATTGACCCCGATATCAACGTGGAGGACGTGAAAAAGCAAATCTGGAGGCCTCTTGATCTTGAATAAGAATATCCTTTCCGCACCGCCGGTTCCGGCGGTGCGGAAAGGGATAAAGGAAGATGCCGGTATGAATGGTAATTTGACCGCTTGGGAATTGAGACAATTGGAAGCCAAACCGCAGTCAGCACAAGCCCGGTTAGTTAACCGCTTGATCAGTCTTTTACCCGTCCTGTCAGCTTTGCTGGTGCTCTTAAACTATAAGCTGGTACCCAACAAAAAGGTGATGATCGCCTTTCGCCCCTATGAACCGACTAATCTCTACGCCTATTTTATCGGAGTTTTCCTGGTTGCTTTCACCTGTATGTTCATCATCTCGCTCTTTTCGCCCAAGTTCTATGAAAAGTGGCGCAGCGCCTCGCCCCTGTTGACGGCGGTGTTCTTGCTTCTCTTTGCTTACGACTGCGCCACCAT
Encoded proteins:
- a CDS encoding ABC transporter substrate-binding protein; the encoded protein is MKRFLILLWVLGMLVGLTACGGTAQNTGDTPPPAPAVETPKTQAELEEEAWRQEPAYGTTLHIGYNGSLCQVGIAIAYLKGFFAEEGLDAELTRSGDGTQEAVSAALAGGKIDTTAGMIAGWLKPVTEGIDLRFTVGLHTGCSSAFVLTDSDITKFEEGQTVGFGGGIGGVYHNIGLVFAAREGFTKDQLIWKDFGDASALLGVLQNGDADVVIVSDQIAEKWVKEGLVRRIYSQHEGKFADDACCVLAIRGDFYDANPITSKKISRAIYKASKWVDASEENKREAAQLLLEQGYISGTVDYAVELLKMFKFGLDTATAERSIYTAVDEYKQLGIIDPDINVEDVKKQIWRPLDLE